The Arcanobacterium pinnipediorum genome includes a region encoding these proteins:
- a CDS encoding M13 family metallopeptidase — MSIDNTTQKVSDELHPSVRPQDDLFRYVNGTWIDATEIPADQASTGSFIDLRNQAEEDVRTIITELASAGSSDPNAAKIGDLYNSFMNESVINGLGAIPLAPEFEILDNAQNKQGLEIAIAKFYTTGVTGPFGIAANADRNNPDSYIPWAYQSGIGLPDEAFYRSEEYAPILDAYTQFIPTLYSLATGLTDVDAKEAATKILEVETAIASHHFTVVESRDAELTNNVMSYDEFAELAGEFDMKAVLTALGITAQNAPQILCMTPRSFTGLGQVWAQFDVDTLRTYIRWHLILARAPYLSEDIVTAHFAFYGTMLSGQEVQRERWKRAVVLVNEGLGEAVGKVYVAKHFPPENKAKMEQLVDDLLSAYHASISSLDWMTDETRERALEKLATFTPKIGYPVKWRDYSQLEIRADDLLANIRAIAKFEFEENIDKLGTPVDRDEWHMTPQTVNAYYNPIMNEIVFPAAILQPPFFDADADPAWNYGGIGAVIGHEIGHGFDDQGSKYDGSGRLNNWWTDTDREEFNKRTKALIDQYSAYVPAQFDADSPHHVNGELTLGENIGDLGGISIGLKAYEIACQRAGFASAHDVPVLAGLTGIQRVLLSYARIWQEKRRDELMIQRVATDPHSPAEFRCNGVVKNVDAFAQAFDVQPGDELYLAPEDRVRIW, encoded by the coding sequence ATGAGTATAGATAACACAACCCAAAAAGTTTCCGATGAATTACATCCATCGGTACGGCCCCAAGATGATCTCTTCCGCTACGTTAACGGAACATGGATCGATGCCACCGAGATTCCAGCAGATCAAGCCTCAACTGGTTCATTTATAGATCTGCGCAACCAAGCCGAAGAAGATGTCCGCACAATTATCACCGAACTGGCCAGTGCCGGCTCATCTGATCCTAACGCAGCTAAAATCGGCGATCTGTATAACTCGTTTATGAACGAAAGCGTCATTAACGGCCTGGGGGCAATTCCTCTCGCGCCCGAATTTGAAATCCTTGACAACGCGCAAAACAAACAAGGCCTTGAAATAGCTATTGCTAAGTTCTACACCACTGGCGTTACTGGCCCATTTGGTATCGCAGCCAATGCTGATCGCAATAACCCAGATAGCTATATTCCGTGGGCATACCAGTCCGGCATCGGTCTTCCTGATGAAGCATTCTATCGCTCCGAAGAATATGCGCCGATCTTAGATGCCTACACCCAGTTCATCCCTACGCTTTACTCCCTTGCAACTGGCCTCACCGACGTCGATGCTAAGGAAGCGGCAACAAAGATCCTTGAAGTTGAAACCGCAATTGCTTCCCACCATTTCACTGTTGTGGAATCGCGTGATGCAGAACTAACAAATAATGTCATGTCCTATGACGAATTCGCTGAACTCGCCGGTGAATTTGACATGAAAGCCGTACTCACTGCCCTGGGTATCACTGCACAAAACGCGCCACAAATCTTGTGTATGACTCCGCGGTCCTTCACTGGTCTTGGGCAGGTGTGGGCTCAGTTCGACGTCGATACGCTACGTACCTACATCCGCTGGCACCTCATTTTGGCTCGTGCACCTTACCTTTCAGAAGATATCGTCACCGCCCATTTCGCCTTCTACGGCACGATGCTCTCTGGCCAAGAAGTTCAGCGTGAACGCTGGAAGCGCGCTGTTGTGCTCGTCAACGAAGGCCTAGGTGAAGCGGTTGGAAAAGTCTATGTAGCTAAGCATTTCCCACCGGAAAACAAAGCCAAAATGGAACAGCTTGTTGACGATCTCCTCAGCGCTTACCACGCCTCGATTTCAAGTCTTGACTGGATGACGGACGAAACTCGCGAGCGAGCCTTGGAAAAACTAGCTACCTTTACCCCCAAGATTGGCTATCCGGTTAAGTGGCGTGATTATTCTCAGCTCGAGATTCGTGCAGATGATCTCCTTGCCAACATCCGGGCAATTGCCAAGTTTGAGTTTGAGGAAAACATCGACAAGCTCGGCACCCCGGTAGATCGTGATGAGTGGCATATGACTCCGCAAACTGTCAATGCCTACTACAACCCCATTATGAACGAAATCGTTTTCCCGGCAGCAATTCTACAGCCACCATTCTTCGATGCCGATGCTGATCCAGCATGGAATTATGGCGGAATTGGCGCAGTTATCGGCCACGAAATCGGCCACGGGTTTGACGATCAAGGATCGAAGTACGATGGCAGTGGTCGATTGAATAACTGGTGGACGGATACTGATCGAGAAGAGTTCAATAAGCGTACAAAAGCTCTCATAGACCAGTACTCCGCCTACGTTCCCGCACAGTTTGATGCCGATTCGCCACACCATGTCAATGGTGAATTGACCTTGGGTGAAAATATCGGTGATTTAGGCGGTATCTCCATTGGTCTAAAGGCTTATGAAATCGCCTGCCAGCGCGCCGGTTTCGCATCGGCACATGATGTTCCAGTCCTAGCTGGTTTGACTGGAATCCAACGCGTCCTGCTCTCCTATGCTCGCATTTGGCAAGAAAAGCGCCGCGATGAGTTAATGATCCAGCGGGTAGCTACCGATCCCCATTCACCTGCGGAGTTCCGATGCAACGGCGTGGTGAAGAATGTCGATGCCTTCGCTCAAGCGTTTGATGTCCAGCCAGGCGATGAGCTTTACCTTGCTCCTGAAGATCGCGTTCGCATCTGGTAA
- a CDS encoding LLM class flavin-dependent oxidoreductase translates to MKAFGFLSFGHHSITGQDGPDAGQVLRDSLEIAKIADEIGVNGAYFRVHHFAPQGAEPMPLLGAIIGATKHIEVGTGVIDLRYENPLHLAEEAAALDLLSEGRIALGVSRGSPEPALRGWESFGYKGEAPNGADIAREKWQLFLAAIQGYGLAQAAPLEQQYPQMYQPGTPLPIFPHSPELQKRVWWGSGTRATAEQAAKDGVNLMSSTLVSEADGSSLGELQAEQIRVYRQAWEDAGHDWTPRVSVSRSIFPIVTAEDQKLFGTFASNKDQIGMLEGATKTTFGRTYAAEPDVLIEQLKADPAIAAADTLMLTIPNQMGVDMNVRILDNFAKHVAPALGWIPNTEGPVVG, encoded by the coding sequence ATGAAAGCATTTGGATTTTTAAGTTTTGGCCACCACTCAATTACTGGCCAAGACGGGCCCGACGCAGGGCAAGTTTTACGCGACAGTCTGGAGATTGCCAAGATTGCTGATGAGATCGGCGTCAATGGTGCATACTTCCGGGTTCACCACTTTGCACCCCAGGGCGCAGAGCCAATGCCGTTACTCGGCGCAATTATTGGTGCTACAAAACACATTGAAGTGGGCACAGGGGTTATCGATTTACGCTACGAAAACCCGCTGCATCTAGCAGAAGAAGCAGCCGCACTCGATCTGTTATCTGAAGGAAGAATAGCGCTAGGCGTTTCACGTGGCTCACCTGAACCTGCATTGCGTGGTTGGGAATCCTTCGGATATAAAGGTGAGGCACCCAACGGTGCAGATATTGCCCGCGAAAAGTGGCAACTATTCCTCGCTGCGATTCAAGGCTATGGTCTAGCCCAAGCTGCGCCATTGGAGCAGCAATACCCACAGATGTATCAGCCCGGAACTCCACTGCCGATTTTCCCACACTCCCCAGAACTTCAAAAGCGCGTCTGGTGGGGTTCGGGAACCCGCGCCACTGCAGAACAAGCAGCAAAAGATGGTGTAAACCTGATGAGCTCAACATTAGTATCCGAAGCAGATGGTTCTAGCCTCGGAGAACTTCAAGCCGAGCAAATCCGAGTCTATCGCCAAGCCTGGGAAGATGCCGGACACGATTGGACACCGCGAGTATCGGTATCGCGATCCATTTTCCCAATTGTTACCGCCGAAGATCAAAAACTTTTCGGAACCTTTGCCTCAAACAAAGATCAAATTGGCATGCTCGAAGGGGCCACAAAGACAACCTTCGGACGTACCTACGCAGCCGAACCCGATGTTCTCATCGAACAACTCAAAGCCGATCCAGCTATCGCAGCGGCAGATACTCTCATGTTGACAATCCCTAACCAAATGGGCGTCGATATGAACGTGCGCATTTTGGATAACTTTGCCAAGCACGTCGCCCCAGCCCTCGGCTGGATCCCAAACACTGAAGGCCCAGTAGTTGGCTAA
- the cysK gene encoding cysteine synthase A, which translates to MLYNNATELVGNTPLVRINHLAGDNATVVAKLEFFNPANSVKDRIGVAIIDAAEASGELKPGGTIVEATSGNTGIALAWVGAARGYKVILTMPESMSKERRALLRGFGADLILTPKAEGMRGAVQAAEKLVAETPGAIKASQFANSANPEKHYATTGPEIWNDLEGKVDIFIAGIGTGGTITGAGRYLKEKNPNVKIVAVEPAESPLLSEGTAGPHGIQGIGANFVPQVLDTELYDEVLTVSTEESLTFARRAAHEEGILVGISSGAALAAAAQVAARPENANKTIVVIIPDFGERYVSTPLFAGLTD; encoded by the coding sequence ATGCTATATAACAACGCAACTGAACTCGTAGGAAACACTCCACTTGTGCGCATCAATCACCTAGCTGGAGATAACGCCACCGTCGTAGCGAAACTAGAGTTCTTCAACCCAGCGAACTCAGTTAAAGATCGCATCGGAGTCGCTATTATTGACGCCGCCGAAGCCTCCGGCGAACTCAAACCCGGTGGAACAATCGTAGAAGCCACATCGGGCAACACCGGAATCGCACTCGCCTGGGTGGGGGCAGCACGTGGCTACAAAGTCATCCTCACCATGCCAGAATCGATGTCTAAAGAACGCCGTGCTCTCTTGCGCGGTTTTGGAGCAGATCTTATTTTGACTCCCAAGGCCGAAGGCATGCGCGGAGCAGTTCAAGCAGCAGAAAAACTCGTTGCCGAAACCCCCGGCGCTATCAAAGCCTCCCAGTTTGCCAACAGCGCAAACCCGGAAAAGCACTACGCCACCACCGGTCCAGAAATCTGGAATGATCTTGAAGGTAAAGTCGATATCTTTATTGCTGGAATCGGCACCGGCGGAACTATCACTGGCGCTGGTCGCTATTTGAAAGAAAAGAATCCGAACGTAAAGATCGTCGCAGTTGAGCCTGCAGAATCACCACTTCTTTCCGAAGGAACAGCTGGACCACACGGTATCCAAGGCATCGGAGCAAACTTTGTTCCCCAAGTTCTTGATACCGAACTCTACGATGAAGTGCTTACAGTTTCTACTGAAGAATCCTTGACTTTTGCCCGTCGTGCAGCACACGAAGAAGGCATCCTCGTAGGAATCTCATCCGGAGCAGCCCTCGCAGCAGCCGCTCAAGTGGCAGCTCGTCCCGAAAATGCGAATAAAACGATCGTCGTCATCATTCCAGATTTCGGTGAGCGCTATGTTTCCACACCGCTCTTTGCCGGGCTAACCGACTGA
- a CDS encoding dicarboxylate/amino acid:cation symporter, producing the protein MEPPILHRLSKNLLTWIILAIILGALLGKVLPSAAIVPFATFNDIFGKFLSFVVPLIIVGLVAPAISDLGKSGGRWVILTVALGYCSTVIAGLGTWGLATVVYPWLLAGQKVSDVETPELAVPSLMDASFTLPPVFGVLTALILAFLLGFGAVATNAHKIISLMHEFREIIYTIIKRSIVPLLPLFVFGTFLNMSKSGQFEQVVVLMAKVIAFAFVLTVIMLLFQYFIAGSLARRNPFIALWNMRDAYATALGTASSAATIPVTLRSARKNGVSEDVAGFVIPLCATIHLAGSTIKITAFALALQYMLGITHPAATMVSFIFMLGIIMVAAPGVPGGAITAAQSVVQGILGFTEPMYGIMIALYVAVDSFGTATNVTGDGAIAMIVERLSSGKQKAKKHSVR; encoded by the coding sequence ATGGAGCCCCCTATTCTTCACCGACTTAGCAAGAACCTGCTGACCTGGATCATTCTCGCAATCATCCTTGGAGCTCTTCTCGGTAAAGTTCTCCCTTCAGCCGCAATTGTTCCCTTCGCAACATTCAACGATATCTTCGGCAAATTCCTCTCCTTCGTCGTTCCACTGATCATCGTTGGTCTGGTTGCCCCAGCCATTTCCGACTTGGGTAAGTCTGGTGGACGCTGGGTAATACTGACAGTTGCATTGGGATACTGTTCTACCGTCATCGCCGGTTTAGGTACATGGGGTTTGGCTACCGTCGTATATCCATGGCTCTTGGCAGGCCAAAAAGTTTCTGATGTTGAAACTCCAGAACTTGCTGTGCCATCCCTCATGGATGCTTCCTTCACACTTCCGCCAGTTTTCGGTGTACTTACTGCACTCATCCTCGCCTTCCTTCTCGGCTTTGGAGCAGTGGCAACAAACGCACACAAGATCATCTCGTTAATGCATGAGTTCCGCGAAATCATCTATACGATCATTAAGCGTTCAATCGTTCCTCTCTTGCCACTATTCGTCTTTGGCACCTTCTTAAACATGTCGAAATCTGGGCAATTTGAACAAGTTGTTGTTCTCATGGCTAAAGTTATTGCCTTCGCCTTTGTTTTAACCGTCATCATGTTGTTGTTCCAATACTTCATCGCCGGCAGCCTCGCCCGACGAAATCCGTTCATCGCACTATGGAACATGCGTGACGCCTACGCAACTGCGCTCGGTACTGCCTCTTCGGCAGCAACCATCCCAGTCACATTGCGCTCTGCCCGCAAGAACGGCGTCTCTGAAGATGTTGCCGGATTCGTTATTCCGCTGTGCGCAACCATCCACCTCGCCGGTTCTACCATCAAGATCACCGCATTCGCTCTCGCTTTGCAATACATGCTTGGTATAACTCATCCTGCCGCAACCATGGTGAGCTTCATCTTCATGCTTGGCATTATCATGGTGGCAGCCCCTGGCGTTCCTGGTGGCGCAATTACCGCCGCACAATCAGTGGTTCAAGGAATTCTCGGATTTACCGAGCCAATGTATGGAATCATGATCGCACTCTACGTTGCCGTCGATTCGTTCGGTACCGCAACAAACGTTACCGGCGACGGCGCTATCGCCATGATCGTCGAACGTCTATCGTCAGGCAAACAAAAGGCCAAGAAACACTCTGTGCGTTAA
- a CDS encoding formate/nitrite transporter family protein, translated as METLTQTIERQAETGVAKSKKANNFGGYLAGGALAGAFVGIGCLFMYAGVSGMYVHGSDLAGTMMGLVFGIGLVLVVFAGGELATSGMMIMPLAAIRRKISAVRAGWMIIFMLLGNLVGSIAISALITAAHVFKKDSLNYQMLDAVVSGKLGKDYSEVFFRAIMCNVMVCLAMWTIVRMKNEVAQIIVISWAITVFVAAGFEHVVANMTSFSLAIMNGVPGVTFTDSALALVVAAAGNIVGGMVVVGGSFVLAARMEA; from the coding sequence ATGGAGACCTTAACGCAAACGATTGAACGTCAAGCTGAAACCGGCGTCGCTAAGTCAAAGAAGGCAAATAATTTCGGTGGCTACCTCGCTGGTGGCGCACTGGCCGGTGCTTTTGTTGGTATTGGCTGCTTGTTTATGTATGCAGGTGTTTCGGGGATGTACGTCCACGGTTCTGATTTAGCTGGAACCATGATGGGACTGGTCTTTGGGATTGGCCTAGTGCTAGTTGTTTTCGCCGGCGGTGAGTTAGCTACGTCAGGCATGATGATTATGCCGTTGGCGGCAATTCGCCGCAAAATAAGTGCGGTGCGCGCTGGATGGATGATTATCTTTATGCTCCTTGGCAATCTGGTTGGTTCGATTGCTATTTCGGCTCTCATTACCGCTGCACATGTGTTTAAAAAGGATTCGCTCAACTATCAGATGCTTGATGCAGTTGTGTCTGGAAAACTAGGGAAAGATTATTCCGAAGTATTCTTCCGTGCAATCATGTGTAATGTTATGGTCTGCTTGGCAATGTGGACTATTGTTCGCATGAAGAATGAAGTTGCTCAGATTATTGTGATCTCGTGGGCGATTACGGTTTTCGTTGCAGCTGGTTTCGAACACGTCGTTGCAAATATGACGTCATTTTCGCTAGCCATAATGAACGGCGTTCCAGGAGTGACCTTCACGGATTCGGCCTTGGCTCTGGTGGTGGCAGCTGCGGGAAATATCGTGGGCGGCATGGTGGTTGTGGGCGGCTCGTTCGTCCTTGCAGCGCGGATGGAAGCCTAG
- the pepN gene encoding aminopeptidase N produces the protein MPGQNLTRVEAAQRADIITTHTYRVELDLRGDTTFRSQTNVKFSALHGASTFIDLIAQSVEKIVLNGVEIPTSAYSDSRIALENLADENELYVDATCVYSHTGEGLHRAIDPADNEVYLYSQFEVPDSRRMYAVFEQPDLKAEFTFVVTAPKHWKVFSVSPTPQPTAAEEGFATWEFSPTEPISSYLTCIIAGPYEGVTDSHPSSDGRTIPMGVYARKSLAEYLDGDEIITITKQAMDFFEDAWDVPYPFRKYDQIFVPEYNAGAMEHPGCVTILDDYVFRSRPTEALVERRAITVVHELAHMWFGDLVTMKWWDDLWLNESFAEFTSHVATAEATRWSDAWVTFNSSEKSWAQMQDQLPSTHPIAADIRDLEDVQVNFDGITYGKGASVFQQLVAYVGRDAFFTGVSKYLKKKAWGNATLDDLLVELSAASGRDLTEWVKVWLQESGINILRPRLTMDGGTLSEMVIEQGTDGRASMRPHRIGVGGYSLNDEGKLVRVAHTELDIDGAETVVPAFSGIERPELILINDGDLAYAKVRMDDESLAFAIKHINAFSDRLARTLVLFSAWDMTRDGEMPASDYVELVLKALETEDHGTVLRSLINSLSTAVKLYSAPAKRSALQEKVGQRLAELARDAQTGTDRQFQLAMASVSLAYTDAQIDTVAGWLEGRDVLDGLSVDANFRWGILARLAASGRVDADVIERERTERDNTASGAAHAARARAALSSAEAKEAAWRDITGGEVPNSIQRSAALGFTDGDPQLLVAFVDRYFDNIESQWADRTVEIASNFIAHAFPTVLTGRDDLGVDIVARGQEWLANHTEAAPASRRLFSEALAHAERAARAQQADA, from the coding sequence GTGCCCGGACAAAATCTCACCCGTGTTGAGGCCGCACAGCGTGCCGATATCATCACAACCCATACTTACCGCGTCGAACTTGATTTACGTGGAGATACTACCTTCCGTTCTCAAACCAACGTAAAGTTCAGTGCGCTTCACGGAGCATCAACATTTATTGATTTGATTGCCCAGTCAGTGGAAAAGATCGTACTCAATGGGGTGGAGATTCCAACCAGTGCATACTCCGATTCACGGATCGCGCTGGAAAACTTAGCTGACGAAAACGAACTCTATGTTGATGCGACGTGCGTTTATTCCCACACCGGCGAAGGCCTACACCGCGCTATTGATCCGGCAGATAACGAAGTTTATCTCTACTCTCAGTTTGAGGTTCCAGATTCACGCCGAATGTATGCGGTATTCGAACAGCCTGATTTGAAAGCCGAATTCACCTTCGTCGTCACTGCGCCAAAGCACTGGAAGGTATTCTCCGTCTCCCCCACTCCGCAACCAACTGCTGCCGAAGAAGGCTTTGCAACGTGGGAATTTAGCCCAACTGAGCCCATTTCGTCCTACTTGACATGTATTATTGCTGGCCCTTACGAAGGCGTGACCGATTCGCATCCATCTTCTGATGGTCGCACAATTCCGATGGGAGTCTATGCCCGTAAGTCCTTAGCTGAATACCTTGATGGCGATGAGATCATCACCATCACCAAGCAAGCAATGGATTTCTTCGAAGATGCGTGGGATGTGCCCTACCCATTCCGCAAATACGATCAGATCTTCGTACCCGAATACAATGCTGGAGCGATGGAGCATCCGGGCTGTGTGACGATTCTAGATGATTATGTTTTCCGTTCTCGCCCAACTGAAGCTCTTGTTGAACGCCGCGCAATCACCGTCGTCCACGAGCTGGCTCACATGTGGTTCGGTGATTTGGTGACGATGAAGTGGTGGGATGACTTGTGGCTTAACGAATCCTTTGCTGAGTTCACCTCGCATGTGGCAACCGCCGAGGCTACGCGTTGGAGTGATGCGTGGGTAACGTTTAACTCCTCAGAGAAGTCCTGGGCGCAGATGCAAGACCAGCTACCATCGACTCATCCGATCGCTGCCGATATTCGCGATTTGGAAGATGTGCAAGTTAATTTTGATGGTATTACCTACGGTAAAGGTGCTTCGGTATTCCAGCAATTGGTTGCCTATGTTGGACGCGATGCGTTCTTTACCGGGGTATCGAAGTATTTGAAGAAGAAGGCGTGGGGCAACGCTACCCTTGATGATCTATTGGTAGAGCTTTCGGCAGCTTCCGGGCGCGATTTGACCGAATGGGTCAAGGTCTGGTTGCAAGAATCCGGTATCAATATTTTGCGTCCTCGGTTAACGATGGATGGTGGAACGTTATCCGAAATGGTTATCGAGCAAGGTACAGATGGCCGCGCCTCAATGCGTCCACACCGTATTGGCGTTGGCGGTTATTCGTTAAACGACGAGGGCAAACTGGTACGTGTTGCACATACGGAATTGGATATCGACGGCGCTGAAACAGTTGTTCCAGCATTTAGCGGTATCGAGCGCCCTGAGTTAATTTTGATTAACGACGGCGATTTAGCGTACGCGAAAGTGCGTATGGATGATGAGTCCTTGGCGTTTGCAATCAAGCATATTAATGCTTTCAGCGACCGCCTGGCGCGTACGTTGGTGTTGTTCTCTGCATGGGATATGACCCGCGATGGTGAAATGCCTGCTTCCGATTATGTTGAGTTAGTGCTTAAAGCCTTGGAAACTGAGGATCATGGTACGGTGTTGCGCTCGCTCATTAATTCGCTCTCGACGGCGGTAAAATTATATTCTGCCCCGGCAAAACGTTCGGCTTTGCAAGAAAAGGTTGGCCAGCGACTAGCCGAGCTTGCTCGTGATGCTCAAACTGGCACTGATCGCCAATTCCAATTGGCGATGGCCAGTGTTTCCTTGGCCTACACTGATGCTCAGATTGATACTGTTGCTGGCTGGCTAGAAGGTAGAGATGTTCTAGACGGGTTAAGTGTTGATGCTAATTTCCGCTGGGGTATTCTGGCGCGGTTGGCCGCAAGCGGCCGCGTGGATGCTGATGTGATCGAACGCGAGCGTACCGAGCGAGATAATACCGCCTCAGGTGCAGCTCATGCGGCACGGGCACGCGCAGCACTTTCTTCTGCTGAGGCTAAAGAAGCAGCTTGGCGTGATATTACCGGTGGTGAGGTTCCTAACTCTATTCAACGTTCGGCAGCTCTTGGATTTACTGATGGTGATCCGCAATTGCTGGTGGCCTTCGTCGATCGGTATTTTGACAATATCGAATCACAGTGGGCTGATCGCACTGTTGAGATTGCGTCGAACTTCATTGCTCACGCTTTCCCAACCGTATTAACTGGCCGCGATGACTTGGGCGTCGATATCGTGGCCCGTGGTCAAGAATGGCTCGCAAACCACACTGAGGCTGCTCCAGCGTCTCGCCGGTTATTCTCCGAGGCGCTCGCTCACGCTGAGCGTGCAGCTCGGGCCCAGCAGGCAGATGCCTAA
- the epsC gene encoding serine O-acetyltransferase EpsC, which produces MHQHQPLFQQMKEDMQAAINHDPAARNLVEVFLSYPGVHAVWGYRITHRMWSHNRLKTAARIFAQGIRALTGIEIHPGAELGRRLFIDHGMGVVIGETAEVGDDVVIFHGTTLGGVSMSEGKRHPTIGDRVVIGTGAKILGPIEVGNDVAIGANAVVVKDVPSGHTAVGIPAKNRPAPDIAVTSEQIDPAIWI; this is translated from the coding sequence ATGCACCAGCACCAGCCACTCTTTCAACAAATGAAAGAAGATATGCAAGCTGCTATCAACCACGATCCGGCAGCGCGCAATCTGGTGGAAGTTTTCCTCTCCTACCCCGGCGTCCACGCCGTGTGGGGTTATCGTATTACCCACCGCATGTGGAGCCACAACCGGTTGAAAACCGCGGCTCGAATATTTGCTCAAGGTATTCGTGCCCTGACTGGGATCGAGATCCACCCTGGAGCAGAACTCGGCAGACGTTTGTTTATCGATCACGGTATGGGAGTCGTCATCGGTGAGACTGCTGAAGTTGGTGATGACGTCGTCATCTTCCACGGCACCACACTCGGTGGAGTGTCAATGTCTGAAGGCAAACGTCATCCCACTATTGGAGATCGCGTCGTTATTGGAACTGGTGCAAAAATTTTAGGGCCAATCGAGGTTGGAAACGATGTCGCAATTGGAGCCAACGCCGTCGTCGTTAAAGACGTCCCTAGTGGGCACACCGCCGTTGGAATACCAGCGAAAAACCGGCCAGCGCCGGATATTGCGGTGACTAGCGAACAGATCGATCCGGCTATCTGGATCTGA
- a CDS encoding GNAT family N-acetyltransferase → MSTRFPTREEFACIVETILIPSFPAAERPEKTGFMEMFDAGEIYALATFDQQTPTGISISFLPCAGNGSIDHADTMAGRSHSNCTVILLSWLAVGEAGRGKGVGSRLLDETVEILTKEHDPFLILIEVEDPHVHTEVTAYGDPLARMKFYERAGARRINLPFAMPREDITADVLPGMLLYSIGGYAHHAPPESDLPLGRCLTRFLRAYAQRAGEPQHSDGSFVHPDIDRMIRHAPMATFADR, encoded by the coding sequence ATGTCTACTCGCTTCCCCACTCGTGAGGAATTCGCTTGTATCGTAGAGACCATCCTGATCCCGTCTTTTCCGGCTGCTGAGCGGCCGGAAAAGACGGGATTTATGGAGATGTTTGATGCCGGAGAAATATATGCGCTAGCTACATTCGACCAGCAAACGCCAACTGGTATCTCGATTAGTTTCCTGCCCTGTGCTGGCAATGGCAGCATCGACCACGCTGACACTATGGCCGGCCGGTCGCATAGTAACTGCACCGTCATTTTGCTCTCCTGGCTTGCCGTCGGTGAAGCTGGGCGCGGTAAAGGTGTTGGCTCGCGGTTACTAGATGAAACCGTCGAGATTCTAACCAAAGAACATGACCCCTTCCTCATCCTCATCGAAGTTGAAGATCCCCACGTCCACACTGAGGTAACCGCATACGGCGACCCCCTTGCTCGAATGAAATTCTATGAGCGCGCTGGGGCGCGTCGCATAAATCTTCCCTTTGCGATGCCACGCGAAGATATCACTGCTGATGTCTTACCTGGGATGTTGCTTTACTCCATTGGTGGATATGCCCATCATGCTCCCCCTGAATCAGATTTACCTCTTGGAAGGTGCCTGACACGCTTCTTGCGCGCCTATGCCCAGCGTGCTGGCGAACCACAGCATAGCGATGGCAGTTTCGTCCATCCGGACATTGATCGCATGATTCGCCACGCCCCCATGGCAACATTTGCCGATCGGTAA
- a CDS encoding ribose-5-phosphate isomerase: protein MRVHIAADHAGFELKAHLIEHLRANGHEVIDHGYETYDKMDAYPPVCFAAGEGVVSDPGSLGIVIGGSGNGEQMAANKVVGVRAALVWNEEIAALAREHNNANVISLGARQHSVDEATRFVDIFLATGFDPHSRHQSRIDMMSDYEK from the coding sequence ATGCGAGTACATATTGCGGCAGATCATGCCGGTTTTGAATTAAAGGCCCATCTTATTGAGCATTTGCGTGCTAATGGGCATGAAGTTATTGACCATGGATACGAAACATACGACAAAATGGATGCTTATCCGCCGGTGTGTTTCGCAGCTGGCGAAGGCGTTGTGAGCGATCCGGGTTCTTTGGGAATCGTCATTGGTGGATCAGGCAACGGCGAGCAGATGGCTGCGAACAAAGTTGTGGGGGTACGCGCAGCTTTGGTATGGAATGAGGAGATTGCCGCGCTAGCTCGTGAGCATAATAATGCCAACGTTATTTCGTTAGGCGCCCGCCAGCACTCTGTGGATGAAGCAACTCGGTTCGTCGATATCTTCTTAGCAACGGGCTTCGATCCGCACTCGCGCCATCAATCGCGCATTGACATGATGAGTGACTACGAGAAGTAA